The stretch of DNA TCAAAAAAGTAAGAAGTCCCGTGCTAGACGTGGCATGCGTCGTTCACATGATGCATTAACTATCGAAAATTTGTCTGTAGATCAAACGACTGGTGAAACTCACCGTCGTCATCACATGACAGCAGACGGCTACTACAAAGGCCGTAAAATTAAGTAAGGCTTAGCCTAGACTTAATATGCGTGATATCCACATCGCGCTTGATATGATGGGGGGCGATTATGGCCCCCGATCTACTATTCCTGCAGCCATCAAAGCTGTAGAAGATTACCCCTATTTGCATCTTTATCTCTGTGGTCATTCACAAAGCATTCATAGCGCACTATCAAAGCAAAACGTATTAGGCCATCCTCGACTTTCAGTCGTTCATTGTGAACAAGTTGTTAATCAAGACGAAAGACCCGACCTCGCTTTACGCAAAAAACCTAACTCATCCATGAGAAAAGCACTCGAGTTAGTAAACGAAAAAAAAGCAGATGCTTGCGTCTCAGCGGGCAATACCGGAGCTTTATTGGCGATTGCGAGATATGTATTAAAAACATTACCTTCAATTAAACG from Psychrosphaera aestuarii encodes:
- the rpmF gene encoding 50S ribosomal protein L32 — translated: MAVQKSKKSRARRGMRRSHDALTIENLSVDQTTGETHRRHHMTADGYYKGRKIK